The genomic DNA ACCTCGCGGGGCGCGCCGAGGTCCGGGACCACGGCTTCAGCTGTCGCGCCCGGTCAGGGAGAGGACGACCCGCGCGATCTCGGCCTGCCGTCCCTCCCCTCCCGCCTTCCTCTTCGCCACAAGGACAGAGATGAAGTTGAGCACAACGCCCAACAGCAGACCGACGCCGTAGGCGTCGAGGAGGTTGACCTCGCGGTAGGCGGCAATGAGCGCCAGGGCGCTGGGACCGATTCCGACGACGGTCAGGAGGCTGGCGAAGCCGACGACGTCGAGATCGCGTTTCCGGTCGAAGAACCGGCCGAAGTAGAACCCGGCCACGACGCCGATGGCGAAGATGCCGACACTTCCGTCGTGCGCAAACATGGGATCAGCCTCCCCGCGGGGTCCTGCCTGCTCCCGCCCTCATCGCTGCTCCCACAGCGGACCCACCGCCGGCGGAGGTGGTTCGGGGTGCGCCGTCTCTGCCTCCCGCACCGGCGCCATCGCCGGCGCCGCGGCATCGCCCCGCGCCGGCAGCTCGATCAGCCGGTCGGCGTAGGCGTCGTAGTGACGGCTGCAGGTGAACAGGAAGACCTGGTGCTCCGCGGCCAGGGCCCGCAGGACGCGCACCGCGGCGGCACGGCGATGGTCGTCGAAGGTGATGAACGGATCGTCGAACAGCAGCGGCGGCCGCCTGCCTCCCGTCAGCACGGCGACCAGGGCCAATCGGGCGGCGAGGTAGACCAGATCCACCGTACCCCGGCTGAGCTGGGGCTCCTCCGCAGGCACCCAGGCGCCGGCGTCCTCCGACCACACGGACAGCTCGAGGTTCTCCCCCTCCACCTGCATCCGGCTGTAGCGTCCGGCTGTGGCCGTGCGCAGGTACTCGGAGGCCTTCTCCTCGACGACCTGGCGGAGCGGCACCTCGGCGGCGCGGCGGGCCTCCAGCAACCCCTCCAGCGCCATCCGGCAGACGCGGTGGTGCCGGCGGAGTCTGGCCAGCGCCTCCTCCGCCTCGTGCAGCTGCTCTTCCCTGACGGCCAGCTGCTCGGCTTCGGCGGTCAGGCGCTCGACGTCCACGGCCAGCCGCATCTCCCGCCGGCGCAGGGCGGCCAGACGCTCTTCGAGGTCGGGCACCTCGCGCTCCAGTGCCTGGACCTGGAGCGGCGTGAGGCGCTTGGCCGCGACCTCGGGGCTGCGCAGCCGTTCCTCCAGGCCGAAGAGGTCCCGCCGGACGGTCTTCCACGCTTCCACGATCGCTTCGTCATCCCGACCCTCGCGCAGGGTGGCCAGGAAATCGGCCGTCTGCCGGCGCTGCTGGACCAGCTCGCGGTACCGGCGCAGCCGTCCCTCGGCCTCCTCGATGGTGGCACAGCCCAGCCGATCCAACAGCCGCCGGGTTTCGACGGCCAGGTCGTCGAGCTCCCGGGCCAGCGCCTGCCGCCGCCGCTCGCATTCCTCCCGGCGCGCCGCGGCCAGGTGGCGCCGGTGCGCGGCCCGGAGGCCCGTCCGGATCGCCGCCGCGACCACGGCCGCCCCCAGGGCGATCGGGACGGCGGCCCAGGATCCCAGCACCCGCACGGCCAGGCCGCCCGCAACGATGAGCAGCAATCCGGCGGCCGCAGCCAGGCCGGGGAGACGCCACGCGACGGGCTCGAAGGCGGGCTCCTCGAGTTCGCGGCGGACGGCGGCCAGATCCTGTTCGCGGCCGGCCCTCCGCTCGTGCAGCGCGCGCAGACGCACCGTCGCCGCCTCGTCGATCGCCCCGGCCGATGTCGCCGCCTCCAGTTCGCGGTCCAGGGCCACGAGGCGCGTGGTGTACTCCTCGATGCGGCGGACCTTCTGCTCCCACATCTGCTCCTCGCGCCGGCGGGCGGCGAGACGCTCCTCCAGCTGCAGGATCTCGCGGTTGCTCTCCAGCAGCGCCTTCTTGGTCGCATGACTCTCCTCGAGCCGCGACCGCTCCGCGGCCACCGCGAACAGTTCCCGGCGGGCGTGCTCCGCGGCGGCGGCGGAGCGCCGGAGTGCTTCCACCGTCTCACGCAGGGCGGCGACCTTGCGCTCCGCGGCCGCCAGCGCTCCCGGCTCCCTCGCCGCCGCCCCGCGGCTGCCGCGCTCCAGCGTCCTGAGGTAGCCGTCCAGCCGCCGCACCGCCGCGCTGACGTCCTCTTCCCCGCCGCCGATGACGCGACCCAGTTCCCTGCCGATGCTGCTCACGTGGATGCGATCCAGGTGCGCCTGCGCGATGTGCGCCGTGGCATCGAACAGGGCGTCGGTGGGCAGTCCCAGCGCCGCGACGAGACGCTCCTGGACCGCCTTATGCGCCCTCCAGGACTGCCCCAGGCTGTCGGTGAGCACGACCTCGCGCGCGGCGTAGTTCTTGGTCAGGGTGAAGCGCCGGCCGTTCAGTTCGAACTCCAGGAGCAGTTCGGGAGGGTCGTCCGCCCCCCAGGAGCGGTACTGCTCGCGGGACCGGGGCGAGGTCGTGGCCGGGTTCTCGTAGAGCACGGTCCGGATGGCCATGCGCATCGTCGACTTTCCCGCTTCGTTCGGGCCGACGATCACGTTCAGACCGGGCGCAAAGTCGAAGGACGCCTCGGGCAAGCCCAGGAAGCGGCGCAGGACAAGACGGCGGAGGATCACGCCAGCACCTCCCGCCCCTGCAGCACGGCCACACCCATCTGCAGCGCCTCTTCCAGGAGCGGTCGCTCCTCCTCGGACGCCGCGGCGATCTTGTCCTGCATCAGGCGGACGTATCGTCCCAGCACGGTGTCCGGGGAGACCGCGTGCAGGGACCGTTCGTCCACCCACACCTGGGTCCGGTTGGTGATGCGCAGCCGGAAGAACCGATCGGCCAGCTCCTCTTCCAGGGCGCGGGTGTTCAGGATCCGGTCCAGGGGAACGAGACCGGTGAGCGTCACGTCGCAGATCGTCTCCGCATCGGCCGCCGCCTCGATGGCGCGGCGGATGGCGGAATCGTCCGCCGCGGCGACGTCCAGATCGATCCGCCGGTAGACCCGTCGGCCCACCCGCTGCCGCCTGATCTGGGCCGCCCCCGGGGCGGCGATCTCCACGAGCAGGACGTGCCCGGCACCTTCCTGATCGTAGGCCAGCAGCTCGGGCGACCCCGCATACCACGCCGGCGTCGGCGGCCCGACCACTTCCGCCGCCGAGTGCCAGTCCCCGAGCGCCAGATAATCCAGCCCGAGGTCGCGGATCTCCTGCGGGTGGATCACCCCCGGGCCCTCGACGACCCCGGCGCGGTAGAGGGAACCGTGGGTCAGCCCGACGGCGAAGCGGGTCGTCCGACCCCGCGGCCACCCGGCCAGGGGGCTGGTCGCCGCGCCCGGATCGGGCGACCGCCCGATCACCGTGAGGTCCAGATCGGCAAAGGTCACGGTCTCGACAGTGGGACCAAAGAAGATCGTGCTTGGGCAGGCCGTGCGCAGGCGGTCGTGGCCGCCGAGGTACCCGTCGCGACCGACGTCGTGGTTTCCGGCCACGACCGCGATACGGATCTGCGCCTCCTCCAGCCGACGCAGTTCGCGGCCGACCAGGTCCAAGGTGGCGGGGGACGGATGCGGGGAGTCGAACAGATCGCCGGCGATGAGGACCAGATGGACCCCTTCGGCGACGGCCAGGTCCACCGTCCGGACCAGGGCCGCCTCCAGGGCGCGGCGCTGCGCCGCGCCCCTTTCCCCCAGCATCCGAAACGGACGGCCCAGATGGAGGTCGGCCAGGTGCAGGAGGCGGATCACTCCTCGACCTCCGGGTCACCGGTGGCGGTGTACGGACAGATCGAGGCGAAGGCGCAGTACCGGCAGGCGCGGTAGAAGTCCGGGGTGGCCACGAACTGCTGGCGCCGGATTCCCTGGGAGACCCGCTCGATCACGGCGCAGGTCTCCGCCAGCAGCTCGTTGTCCGGGACGGCGCCGCCGACCAGGACGCCCTGCGGCCCGAGGAAGTGGAGCTCGAGGCGGTCGGGCATGGCCCCGTACACCTCGCGGTAGGCCAGGGCGTAGATGGCCAGCTGGAGGCTGTCCCGGGCCCGGCGGTCGGCGTCCTTCTGGGTCCGTACGTCGCTGGTCTTGAAGTCGATGAGCACCACCTCGCCGCCCCGCAGGTCCACCCGGTCCCAGCGGCCCTTGACCCGCGTGGCGCCCACCTGGAAGGAGAAGGGCGCCTCGACGAAGGTGGGGACAAACCCGGAGGCCTCCTGAAAGGCGTAGAACTGCGCCAGCACCTCGCGGCCCTCCTCCATCCGCTGGTCCTCGTGCTCGCGGCTGATGAACCCTTCGTTGATCCAGGCCCGCTCGAAGTGGCGGAGGAGGTCGTCGAGACCGACCCGCTGCCGGCGGGCCTTCCGCCGGTGGTACTCCCGGATCGCCTCGTGGATCGCGGAGCCGTAGACGACGCGGTGATCCCGCATCAGCGGCACGCGCAGGATGTGGGTGTACTTGTACTTCAGCGGGCAGAGAGCGTAGTCGTCCACCTGCCGGAAGCTCACGGTCAGCGGCGTCTCCGGCGGCAGCACCCCCTCCAGCCGCTGCTGACCGTCCTGCGGCGGGGCATGGCGGTGGATGGCCTCGACCGGCGACGCTTTGTAGGCGGCTGTGTCCACCTGGGGCAGATCGAGGGCTTCCAGCACGAACCGGCTGACCTTGCGCGGCCGCAGGCCGCCGTAGTCCCGCGCGCTGGTGAAGTACAGCTCCCGCCGCGCGCGGGTCATCCCGACGTAGAAGAGCCGGCGTTCCTCCTGGAGGTGGAAGTCACCGCCCGGCAGGATGTCTTTCACCAGCGGATCGGGCAGCGGAATGGTCTCGCCGCGGTTCCGCACCGGGAAGCGGTCGGCCACCGCGCTGACCAGAAAGACGATGGGGAACTCCAGCCCCTTCGCCTTGTGCACGGTGAGGAGGTGGACGGCATCCTGGTCGAAGTCGGCCTCGGCCACGGCGGGATCGTCTCCCGCGGCGATGAGGTTGTCCAGGTGGGCGACGAACTCCGGCACACGGTCGTAGGCGGCGATCTCACCGTAGCGCGCCACGAGGTCGAAGAACCGGGCCAGGTTCGCGACCCGCACCTCGTCCTCGGGCAGACCGGAGGTGGCCAGGCGCCGGATGTAGCCGGTGCGCGTGACCAGGTACTCGTAGAGGACGCGGCCGGTGACGTGGTCTTTCATGAGATCGCGCATCTCTTCCAGGTCCTGGAGGAGCTTGGCCACCGCGGCGCGGCTTTCCGGCGCCAGCTCCGCGGCCAGATCGGCGAACCCCTCCTGGTCGAGGTGCCGGAAGACATGTTCCAGTGTGCGGTGCTTCCGGTCGGCGTAGTTGAGAGCCTTCGCCAGGTCCGTCGCCGGGATGAGGTAGAGGGGAGAGACCCCCAGGTAGTAGACGCTCAGGTTGTCGCCGGGCCGGGCCAGCGCCCGGAGAAAGGCGATGGCCAGCCGGATCTCCTCCCGGTTGTAGAGCCCGCGGCTGCCGGTGAAGCGGTAGGGGATGCCGCGCATGTTGAGGGCGCGCATGAACGGATCGGCGTCCGCGTTGCTGCGCACCAGGATGGCGATGTCCCGGTAGCGGGCCTCGCCCCGCTCCACCTTCTCCGCGATCCGCGAAGCGACCCAGTCCGCCTCACTGCTCAGGGTGTCCAGGTGGACGTGCTGCGGCGCCATCCCCGGCGGGGCCACGGCCTGCAGCCGCTTGTCCAGCCCGATCCTCGCCTCCAGCCGGTCGGGGTTGTTGTGCCGGATGAGACGGTACGCCGCGTCCAGGATGGCCTGGGTGGACCGGTAGTTGACGGTGAGCACCACCTGGCGGGCCCGCGGGTAGACCTCCATGAAGTTGAGGATGTTGCTGATCGCCGCGCCGCGGAACTTGTAAATGGATTGGTCGTCGTCGCCGACCACCGTGATGTTGGGCTCGGGCTGCCCGGAGGCCAGCAGCCGGACCAGCTGGAACTGCGCGTAGTTGGTGTCCTGAAACTCGTCGACCAGGATGTACTTGAATCGCTGCTGGTACTCCCGGAGCACGGCGGGGTGCTCGCGCAGCAGCCGCAGCGAGAGCGTGATCAGGTCACCGAAGTCCACGCACCCCTCCGCGGCCAGCAGCTCCTGATAGCGGGCGTAGGTCAGGGCGATCTCCCGCTGCCGCCGGGCGTGCTCGGCCAGCTCCCGGTCGGAGGGGTCCGCCTCCGCGGCGCGGACCGCCTCGTCGGCGAAGGCCAGGTACTCGGCGGGGGTGACGTCCTCGTCTTTGGCCCGGCTGATCAGGGCCAGCATCGCCTCCACATAGCGGGTCGGGTCGCCCAGGGGGCGGTAGTGGTCCAGGGGGAACTCGAAGAGCCGTTCCCGGAAGAAGATGACCTGCTCCGCCTTCGTCAGGATGCGGAAGTCCGGCGTCAGCCCCAACTCCAGGGCGTGATCGCGCAGCAGGCGGTCGCCGAAGGCGTGGAAGGTGCCGATCCAGACGTCCGTATACCCGTAGGGGACCAGGACGTCGACCCGCTCCTCCATCTCCGCCGCCGCCTTGTCGGTGAAGGTCAGAGCCAGGATCTCCGACGGCCTGGCCCGCTTCGTGGCGATGAGCCAGGCGATGCGCCGGGTGATGACGGCGGTCTTCCCCGTGCCGGCACCGGCGACGATCAGCAACGGACCGGATTCGTGGGTGACGGCCTGGCGCTGCTGCTCGTTCAGGTCGGCCAGGATGCCTTCGGCGGCGTCGGACGACCCGGGGGCGGGGCCTGCGGGCAGGTCCAGCACCAGCTGCGCCGATCCTTCGTCACTGGTCGCCCGTCGCAACCGGTCAGCCACCGTCCGTCACCAACATCCGTCCCAGAACCGCCCGCAGCGCGGCCGCCGTGGCCTCCGGGGAGAAGCCGCGGCGGGACAGCACGCCGGCCAGGCGCCGCTGCACGACCTCGGCCGGCTGCGCGCGGTAGCGCCGTACCCTGGCGCGCGCCAGGCGCAGCGCCAGCTGGTACTCGTCCGTCTCGGAGAACGCCTCGCGCAGGGCTGTCTCGATGACCTCGGGGGCGACGCCCTTGCGGAGGAGTTCGCCGCGCAGCCGCAGGGCTCCTGACGGCCGCAGAGCGAGGCGCCCGGCGATCCAGGCCCGGGCGAATCGGGCGTCGTCGAGGAACCCTTCGGCCGCCAGCCGCTCCACGACGTCGCGGATCACCTCAGGGGCGACGCGCCGGCGGCGGAGGCGATCCTCCACCTCCCGCCGGCTTCGCAGCCGCACAGTCAGGAGCCGCAGGGCGATCTCCAGGGCCCCCGCCGCCTCGGCGCGGGCCCGCAGCTGCCGGACCGCCTCCGCGGTGAGCTCCGCTCCGGCCTCCAGACCCAGCGCCTCCGCATCCTCCGCCCGCACCCGGAGGACCACCCCGCCGTCGAGGACGACCCTCCGGCGGCGCCAGCGCCCGGATGGCGGCCCGACGCGCAGGACCCTCACATCGTTACGCCTTTCCTCTGGTGACCGGCTCCTTCCCGGCCGGAGCGGTCTCGCGGATCTCCGGGGCGGCGGCCTTGAGCAACCCCACGGCCAGCCGGACCCGACGGTCGATCTCCCTGGCCAGCTCCGGATTGCTCTCCAAAAAGTCGCGGGCGTTGTCGCGGCCCTGCCCCAGCTTCATGTCGCCGAAGGCGAACCAGGTGCCCGTGCGCTGGACGATGCCGTGCGCGACGGCCACGTCCAGGATGTTGGCCGCCTTGCTGATCCCCAGGCCGTAGAGGATGTCCACCTCCGCCTCGCGGAACGGCGGGGCGAGCTTGTTCTTCACGACCTTGATCCGGGCCCGCATGCCCTTGACCTCGTCCCCGGACTTCAGATTCTCGGTGCGGCGGATCTCCATGCGCACCGAGGCGTAGAACTTCAAAGCCCGTCCGCCGGTCGTGGTCTCGGGCGAGCCGAACAGGACCCCGATCTTTTCCCGGATTTGGTTGATGAAGACGACGGTGGTGCGCGAACGGCTGATGGCGCCCACGAGCTTGCGCAGGGCCTGGGACATCAGGCGCGCCTGCAGCCCGACGTGGGCGTCGCCCATCTCCCCTTCGAGCTCGGCTCTGGGCACCAGCGCCGCGACCGAATCCACGACGATGACGTCCACCGCACCGCTGCGGACCAGCGTCTCGGCGATCTCCAGCGCCTGCTCGCCGGAATCGGGTTGGGAGAGCAGCAGGTTGTCCACGTCCACGCCCACCGCCCGCGCGTAGTTGGGATCGAGCGCGTGCTCGGCGTCGATGAAGGCCGCCACGCCCCCCTCGCGCTGCGCCTCGGCGATGATGTGGTAGCCCAGGGTGGTCTTGCCGGACGACTCCGGGCCGTACACCTCGATCACACGGCCGCGGGGCACGCCGCCGATCCCCAGGGCGATATCCAGACCCAGCGCGCCGGTGGAGATGACCTCCACGGCCAGCCGGCTTCCGGCCTCGCCGAGTTTCATGATCGAACCCTTGCCGAACTGCTTCTCAATCTGGGCGACCGCGAGGTCGAGGGCGCGCTGGCGCTCGTTCATGGGCGTGCCTCCTGCCGGGCTGGATTCAGAGTCGCAGGCAGTCTACCAAACGTTTGTTCGCTTGTCAATGACCTCCGTGGGTCAGGGACGACTACTACTTCTCGTAGGGGGAGAGCGGGACCTCCTCAACCGGTGTGTAGAGTGGTCCCTGAGGCCGCAGGAGGCTCTCCACGACCCGCACGGAGGTCACCTCCTGTGTACCTACCACCGCACCCTCCAGAGCGGCCAGGGCGCGGCTCGTAGCGCCCCACAGAGCGCTCTCCTTGACCCTGGCCAGGGTCAGGTGCGCCGAGAACCCCCTGGGGTCCTTCGGAAAGCGGTGGCGGCTCAATGCCTCTTCCACGCGGCGGGCCAGGTCGACGAGCTCCCCTGCGCCGTCGGAAACGCCGACCCACACCACCTGCGGTCGGCTCAGGCTCGGAAACGCTCCCACTCCCGACACGACGATGCGAAACCGCCTCACGCCGGCGCACCCCTCCCGCACGGCCTGCCGCGCCGCTTCGAGTTGCGCGTCGGAGATGTGCCCCAAAAAGCGCAGCGTAAAATGAAGGTTTTCCGGAGGCACCCAGCGTAGGCGCGCGCCGGCCTGCTCCAGACGGCGTTCCAGGGCCACCACCGCCCCATACAGGGCCGGGTCGAGCGCCACGGCGACGAACACCCGGTGGCCGTCGGCGCTCACCCGCGCAGCAGGTGCAGGCGGACGAGGTTGAGCGCCGCCTGCGAAGCCAGATAGCGAATGCCCTGCCGGCCGGGCTCGGAGCCGAAGGTGAACCGGCGGTGCAGCACGCCGCCGGCGTCGGCCAGCCCGATGAACACCAGACCGACAGGTTTCTCCGCCGTCCCTCCGCTCGGGCCGGCGATCCCGGTGATCGAGACGCCCAGGTCGGCGCGGGCGCGATCCCTGATGCCGGCGGCCATCGCCTCCGCGACCTCGGCGCTGACCGCTCCGCGGGCCTCCATCAATGCCGCTGGAACGCCGAGCAGATCGGTCTTGGCGGCGTTGCTGTAGGCGACGACGCCTTCGAGGAAATAGGCGGAACTGCCGGGCACGCTGGTCAGCCGCTCGGCGAGGAGTCCTCCGGTGCAGGACTCCGAGACGGCGATGGTCAGCCGCCGCGCCTTCAGCAGTTCCCCGACCACCGCTTCCAGGGTCTGGTCGTTTACTCCGTAGACGAGATCGCCCAGGCGCTCCCGCACCAGAGCCTCTCCCCTGGTCAGCTGCTCACGCACCGCCTCGGGCGGACCTTTGGCCGTGATCCGGAGGTGCACCTCGCCCAACTTGGCGTAGGGCGCGATCGTCGGCGCCGTGCTCCGGATGACGTCTTTGATCCGGGCCTCCACCGCCGACTCGCCCTCTCCCGTCACCCTCAGGACCACCGAGGCGATCGACGTCCCGCCGCTGCGCTCGGCCAGGTAGGGGATGACGTAGTCGCGCATCATCCCTTCCATCTCGAAGGGGACGCCGGGCATGATGAAGATCATCCGCCCGGCCGACTCCAGGTGGATGCCCGGCGCGGTTCCCCGCCGGTTGGGGATGACGCGGGCGTGGCGGGGAATCAGAGCCTGCTTGTAGACGGTGTCCGGCGGGACGCGGCCCCGGGTCTCGAAGAACCGCGCGATGTGGGCGGCGACCTCTTCGTCGCGGACGAGCTCCTCGCCGAGCGCGGCGGCCACCGCTTCCACGGTGAGATCGTCCTCGGTCGGCCCCAGACCGCCCGTGATCAGGATCGCCTCGGCCCGGCTCATCGCCAG from Armatimonadota bacterium includes the following:
- a CDS encoding AAA family ATPase, encoding MILRRLVLRRFLGLPEASFDFAPGLNVIVGPNEAGKSTMRMAIRTVLYENPATTSPRSREQYRSWGADDPPELLLEFELNGRRFTLTKNYAAREVVLTDSLGQSWRAHKAVQERLVAALGLPTDALFDATAHIAQAHLDRIHVSSIGRELGRVIGGGEEDVSAAVRRLDGYLRTLERGSRGAAAREPGALAAAERKVAALRETVEALRRSAAAAEHARRELFAVAAERSRLEESHATKKALLESNREILQLEERLAARRREEQMWEQKVRRIEEYTTRLVALDRELEAATSAGAIDEAATVRLRALHERRAGREQDLAAVRRELEEPAFEPVAWRLPGLAAAAGLLLIVAGGLAVRVLGSWAAVPIALGAAVVAAAIRTGLRAAHRRHLAAARREECERRRQALARELDDLAVETRRLLDRLGCATIEEAEGRLRRYRELVQQRRQTADFLATLREGRDDEAIVEAWKTVRRDLFGLEERLRSPEVAAKRLTPLQVQALEREVPDLEERLAALRRREMRLAVDVERLTAEAEQLAVREEQLHEAEEALARLRRHHRVCRMALEGLLEARRAAEVPLRQVVEEKASEYLRTATAGRYSRMQVEGENLELSVWSEDAGAWVPAEEPQLSRGTVDLVYLAARLALVAVLTGGRRPPLLFDDPFITFDDHRRAAAVRVLRALAAEHQVFLFTCSRHYDAYADRLIELPARGDAAAPAMAPVREAETAHPEPPPPAVGPLWEQR
- a CDS encoding DNA repair exonuclease codes for the protein MIRLLHLADLHLGRPFRMLGERGAAQRRALEAALVRTVDLAVAEGVHLVLIAGDLFDSPHPSPATLDLVGRELRRLEEAQIRIAVVAGNHDVGRDGYLGGHDRLRTACPSTIFFGPTVETVTFADLDLTVIGRSPDPGAATSPLAGWPRGRTTRFAVGLTHGSLYRAGVVEGPGVIHPQEIRDLGLDYLALGDWHSAAEVVGPPTPAWYAGSPELLAYDQEGAGHVLLVEIAAPGAAQIRRQRVGRRVYRRIDLDVAAADDSAIRRAIEAAADAETICDVTLTGLVPLDRILNTRALEEELADRFFRLRITNRTQVWVDERSLHAVSPDTVLGRYVRLMQDKIAAASEEERPLLEEALQMGVAVLQGREVLA
- a CDS encoding ATP-dependent DNA helicase; this encodes MADRLRRATSDEGSAQLVLDLPAGPAPGSSDAAEGILADLNEQQRQAVTHESGPLLIVAGAGTGKTAVITRRIAWLIATKRARPSEILALTFTDKAAAEMEERVDVLVPYGYTDVWIGTFHAFGDRLLRDHALELGLTPDFRILTKAEQVIFFRERLFEFPLDHYRPLGDPTRYVEAMLALISRAKDEDVTPAEYLAFADEAVRAAEADPSDRELAEHARRQREIALTYARYQELLAAEGCVDFGDLITLSLRLLREHPAVLREYQQRFKYILVDEFQDTNYAQFQLVRLLASGQPEPNITVVGDDDQSIYKFRGAAISNILNFMEVYPRARQVVLTVNYRSTQAILDAAYRLIRHNNPDRLEARIGLDKRLQAVAPPGMAPQHVHLDTLSSEADWVASRIAEKVERGEARYRDIAILVRSNADADPFMRALNMRGIPYRFTGSRGLYNREEIRLAIAFLRALARPGDNLSVYYLGVSPLYLIPATDLAKALNYADRKHRTLEHVFRHLDQEGFADLAAELAPESRAAVAKLLQDLEEMRDLMKDHVTGRVLYEYLVTRTGYIRRLATSGLPEDEVRVANLARFFDLVARYGEIAAYDRVPEFVAHLDNLIAAGDDPAVAEADFDQDAVHLLTVHKAKGLEFPIVFLVSAVADRFPVRNRGETIPLPDPLVKDILPGGDFHLQEERRLFYVGMTRARRELYFTSARDYGGLRPRKVSRFVLEALDLPQVDTAAYKASPVEAIHRHAPPQDGQQRLEGVLPPETPLTVSFRQVDDYALCPLKYKYTHILRVPLMRDHRVVYGSAIHEAIREYHRRKARRQRVGLDDLLRHFERAWINEGFISREHEDQRMEEGREVLAQFYAFQEASGFVPTFVEAPFSFQVGATRVKGRWDRVDLRGGEVVLIDFKTSDVRTQKDADRRARDSLQLAIYALAYREVYGAMPDRLELHFLGPQGVLVGGAVPDNELLAETCAVIERVSQGIRRQQFVATPDFYRACRYCAFASICPYTATGDPEVEE
- a CDS encoding RecX family transcriptional regulator, whose translation is MRVLRVGPPSGRWRRRRVVLDGGVVLRVRAEDAEALGLEAGAELTAEAVRQLRARAEAAGALEIALRLLTVRLRSRREVEDRLRRRRVAPEVIRDVVERLAAEGFLDDARFARAWIAGRLALRPSGALRLRGELLRKGVAPEVIETALREAFSETDEYQLALRLARARVRRYRAQPAEVVQRRLAGVLSRRGFSPEATAAALRAVLGRMLVTDGG
- the recA gene encoding recombinase RecA, with amino-acid sequence MNERQRALDLAVAQIEKQFGKGSIMKLGEAGSRLAVEVISTGALGLDIALGIGGVPRGRVIEVYGPESSGKTTLGYHIIAEAQREGGVAAFIDAEHALDPNYARAVGVDVDNLLLSQPDSGEQALEIAETLVRSGAVDVIVVDSVAALVPRAELEGEMGDAHVGLQARLMSQALRKLVGAISRSRTTVVFINQIREKIGVLFGSPETTTGGRALKFYASVRMEIRRTENLKSGDEVKGMRARIKVVKNKLAPPFREAEVDILYGLGISKAANILDVAVAHGIVQRTGTWFAFGDMKLGQGRDNARDFLESNPELAREIDRRVRLAVGLLKAAAPEIRETAPAGKEPVTRGKA
- the thpR gene encoding RNA 2',3'-cyclic phosphodiesterase — its product is MSADGHRVFVAVALDPALYGAVVALERRLEQAGARLRWVPPENLHFTLRFLGHISDAQLEAARQAVREGCAGVRRFRIVVSGVGAFPSLSRPQVVWVGVSDGAGELVDLARRVEEALSRHRFPKDPRGFSAHLTLARVKESALWGATSRALAALEGAVVGTQEVTSVRVVESLLRPQGPLYTPVEEVPLSPYEK
- a CDS encoding competence/damage-inducible protein A; translation: MRAEIISVGTELLLGQIVDTNAAFIAQALAGLGIDLFFKQTVGDNPRRIQEAFHLAMSRAEAILITGGLGPTEDDLTVEAVAAALGEELVRDEEVAAHIARFFETRGRVPPDTVYKQALIPRHARVIPNRRGTAPGIHLESAGRMIFIMPGVPFEMEGMMRDYVIPYLAERSGGTSIASVVLRVTGEGESAVEARIKDVIRSTAPTIAPYAKLGEVHLRITAKGPPEAVREQLTRGEALVRERLGDLVYGVNDQTLEAVVGELLKARRLTIAVSESCTGGLLAERLTSVPGSSAYFLEGVVAYSNAAKTDLLGVPAALMEARGAVSAEVAEAMAAGIRDRARADLGVSITGIAGPSGGTAEKPVGLVFIGLADAGGVLHRRFTFGSEPGRQGIRYLASQAALNLVRLHLLRG